Proteins encoded within one genomic window of Alcanivorax sp. REN37:
- a CDS encoding efflux transporter outer membrane subunit: MKLRNLVPAVVLFGLAGCMVGPDYHTPEAASAEAWRHNDGWQPVPEQPWLAQGRWWEAFEDATLTALVDQATGANQTLAQAEARYRGAEAALRQAGAAGRPTVDGTVATTRAGTAGEGAAWDSRASLAVRWMPDLWGQVRRQVEAGTAQRDASAAELAGARLAVQLAVADAYVQLRSLDQEQALLEASLAAYAKSVSLTERQYQAGVAARSDVIQAQTQRQSLQTQVHDLARRRAAQEAALAVLLGEVPSAFSLAAAEQLPSLPSLPSLPPSLPAVLIARRPDVVAAERQVAAANARIGVAQAAWLPNLTLNASGALVGERIEDLFNAPARVWSLGPSLAQTLFDGGLRRAQKETALADYDAQVAGYRQAVLEGLRDVETALAEVALLRRKADDQAALVTLAEDNERVVNRRYASGLVSFIEVASAQTTTLDARRSALALERDQLLASLTLAAALGGGWNLDDPVVQHITAPSAALMERHKTK, translated from the coding sequence ATGAAACTGCGTAACCTTGTCCCCGCTGTGGTGCTGTTCGGCCTGGCCGGTTGCATGGTCGGCCCGGATTACCACACCCCGGAAGCCGCCAGCGCCGAGGCGTGGCGCCACAACGACGGCTGGCAGCCGGTACCGGAGCAGCCGTGGCTGGCGCAGGGGCGCTGGTGGGAAGCGTTCGAGGACGCCACCCTCACCGCGCTAGTGGATCAAGCCACCGGCGCCAACCAGACGCTGGCGCAGGCGGAAGCGCGTTATCGCGGCGCCGAAGCGGCGCTGCGCCAAGCCGGTGCCGCCGGGCGCCCGACCGTGGACGGCACCGTTGCCACCACCCGCGCCGGCACCGCCGGCGAGGGCGCCGCCTGGGACTCTCGCGCCAGTCTGGCGGTGCGCTGGATGCCGGACCTGTGGGGCCAGGTGCGGCGCCAGGTGGAAGCCGGCACCGCCCAGCGCGATGCCAGCGCTGCCGAGCTGGCCGGTGCCCGGTTGGCGGTGCAGTTAGCGGTGGCGGACGCCTATGTGCAGCTGCGCAGTCTCGATCAGGAACAAGCGCTGCTGGAGGCGTCGCTGGCGGCCTACGCCAAGTCGGTGAGCCTTACCGAGCGCCAATACCAAGCCGGTGTCGCCGCCCGTTCTGATGTAATCCAGGCCCAAACCCAGCGCCAGTCGCTGCAAACCCAAGTCCACGACTTGGCGCGGCGGCGTGCCGCCCAAGAAGCTGCGCTAGCGGTGTTGCTGGGGGAGGTGCCGAGCGCTTTCAGTCTCGCCGCGGCCGAGCAGCTGCCATCGCTGCCGTCGCTGCCGTCGCTGCCGCCGAGCCTGCCGGCAGTGCTGATTGCTCGCCGTCCAGATGTGGTTGCTGCGGAGCGCCAGGTGGCGGCCGCCAATGCCCGCATCGGCGTGGCGCAAGCGGCCTGGCTGCCGAACCTGACCTTGAACGCCAGTGGCGCGCTGGTCGGTGAGCGCATCGAAGACCTGTTCAACGCCCCGGCACGGGTGTGGTCGCTGGGGCCGTCGCTGGCGCAGACACTGTTCGATGGCGGCCTGCGGCGGGCACAGAAAGAAACCGCCTTGGCTGACTATGACGCCCAAGTGGCCGGTTATCGGCAGGCGGTATTGGAAGGCCTGCGCGACGTGGAAACCGCGCTCGCGGAAGTGGCGCTGCTGCGCCGTAAGGCTGATGACCAAGCGGCGTTGGTGACGCTGGCGGAAGACAACGAACGGGTGGTGAACCGCCGCTATGCCTCCGGCTTGGTGAGTTTCATTGAAGTGGCGTCGGCGCAGACCACCACCCTCGACGCCCGCCGCAGCGCACTGGCGTTGGAGCGCGACCAACTGCTGGCCAGTCTGACGCTGGCGGCGGCGCTCGGCGGCGGTTGGAACCTGGACGACCCGGTGGTGCAGCACATCACCGCGCCGTCGGCGGCGCTGATGGAACGACATAAAACGAAATGA
- the mgtE gene encoding magnesium transporter, which translates to MTHDDLRGIVETALHEQDRDTLVARLADQIPADLADFIEHADDNRHRIELLMALPLQRRADTFGYLTLHRQQQLAEHLPIEVLAETMTLMPADERADLFKALDEDMRRNLYMRLARKEREDMRRLASYEEGSAGSVMTTDYASIHTGMTVREALRTLRLTAPDKETIYLAFVVDSAHLLLGTVSLRELILAQPDTRVDELMKRDVIFARTDDTQEEVAKRISRYDLLALPILNHDDTLVGIVTYDDAMDVAEAEATEDMHKGATVGKLDGSFAEVSPWSLYRSRVHWLVVLVFANIFTGAGIALFEDMIAAHVALLFFMPLLVASAGNAGSQSATLMVRGMATGDVTGKDWARLLGREIFVAMALGLTMAAAVMVVGIFRAGVDVAMVVALTMIIVVMVGSLIGMGLPFLLSKLRFDPATASTPLITTIADVSGVLIYFSIASLLLDLV; encoded by the coding sequence ATGACCCATGATGACCTCCGAGGTATTGTCGAAACCGCGCTGCATGAGCAGGATCGCGACACGTTGGTGGCGCGGCTGGCGGATCAGATTCCGGCGGACCTGGCGGACTTCATTGAGCATGCTGACGACAACCGTCACCGCATCGAATTGCTGATGGCGCTGCCCTTGCAGCGCCGCGCCGACACCTTCGGTTACCTCACCTTGCACCGCCAACAGCAGCTGGCCGAACACCTGCCGATCGAAGTGCTGGCGGAAACCATGACGCTGATGCCGGCGGACGAACGCGCTGACTTGTTCAAAGCGCTCGACGAAGACATGCGCCGCAACCTCTACATGCGGCTGGCGCGCAAGGAACGCGAGGACATGCGCCGGCTGGCCAGCTACGAGGAAGGTTCGGCCGGGTCGGTGATGACCACCGACTACGCCAGCATCCACACCGGCATGACGGTGCGTGAGGCGCTGCGCACGCTGCGGCTGACCGCGCCGGACAAGGAAACCATCTACTTGGCGTTCGTGGTCGACAGCGCCCACCTGCTGCTCGGCACCGTGTCGCTGCGCGAACTGATCCTGGCGCAGCCGGATACCCGCGTCGACGAGCTGATGAAGCGCGACGTGATCTTCGCGCGCACCGACGACACCCAGGAAGAGGTGGCCAAGCGCATCTCACGCTATGACTTGCTGGCGCTGCCGATCCTCAACCACGACGACACCCTGGTCGGCATCGTCACCTACGATGACGCTATGGACGTGGCTGAAGCCGAGGCCACCGAGGACATGCACAAGGGCGCCACCGTCGGCAAGTTGGACGGCTCGTTCGCCGAGGTGTCGCCGTGGTCGCTGTACCGTTCGCGGGTGCATTGGTTGGTGGTGCTGGTGTTCGCCAACATTTTCACCGGTGCCGGCATCGCGCTGTTCGAGGACATGATTGCCGCCCACGTGGCGCTGCTGTTCTTTATGCCGCTGCTGGTGGCCAGTGCCGGCAACGCCGGCTCCCAGTCTGCCACCCTGATGGTGCGCGGCATGGCCACCGGCGATGTGACCGGCAAGGACTGGGCGCGGCTGCTGGGGCGGGAAATTTTCGTGGCCATGGCGCTGGGCTTAACCATGGCCGCAGCGGTGATGGTAGTGGGTATCTTCCGCGCCGGCGTCGATGTGGCGATGGTGGTGGCGCTGACCATGATTATCGTGGTGATGGTCGGCAGTCTGATCGGCATGGGGCTGCCGTTCCTGCTCAGCAAACTGCGTTTCGACCCGGCCACCGCCAGTACGCCGCTGATTACCACCATCGCCGACGTCAGTGGGGTGCTGATCTACTTCTCGATTGCGTCGCTGTTGTTGGATTTGGTCTAG
- a CDS encoding putative bifunctional diguanylate cyclase/phosphodiesterase yields MSLTELLVATVLVSLYVSAAPRGVLLMLLPLSAGLCLRGLALVRLKRIGLAGPASRPGKLLAMTSLLLTAGSFALVPWLFSPGADLLDPQLVVRNGVLLAMTLGLTVMAVVCLAGRRLLALGYVALVLGSMAAHLALCDPQGRPLAGGLLLFLLFLVLASQRLAQFSLRMLQYQHRNEALIHYLETARADAEALNSKLALEIIERQQARQRLQDSRNQLETMVQERTHALEATNRRLQLALDASHICLWDWDLSRATMVHVNLARLLGHPDCKEPELAQQLLDHIHPNDLPDMRCAIVRHLKGQASDYRAVFRMRHADGQWRWMQDEGQVVERSADGRAQRMIGTRRDISDDRAAREQLRLSATVFEQASEAIFILDRHFRFLNINDMFLRTTGLTRDAVLGRPVLEVSQSQDIVSQYHSIAHTLQQEGLWMGELQERRRNGEPLPQWLQVSAVYDEQGTLTHYVGLFTDLTARKEVEQRVQFLSNYDRLTGFANRSQFRERLQRQLTLSRLNRQPLALLHIDLDRFRPINDSLGYEVGDQLLKLTADRLRDCGFNEEQLARIASDEFTLMLSDTGAGVALDNLCQLILGTLRRPYQVGPHELLLGASVGVSLFPDTAHDAQALVNQADLAMHQAKRAGGNAWRVYVPEMRAASLEQLELETSLRKAIFRDELVVHYQPKMDIATSRIISAEALVRWQHPQLGLLSPQQFIPLAEETGLICAIGERVLEHACRQAFSWHQDGHGPIRVSVNLSAHQVRKGNVLEMVERVLADTGLPPTLLELELTESLLMEDLDSHTTLMSALRSQGISLSLDDFGTGYSSLSYLKRFPIDTLKIDRTFITELEHSATDAAITRAIIDMAHSLDLKVVAEGVETATHLRILTDMGCDAIQGFLLSRPVPAEQFETLLAAQAPSVHESCSD; encoded by the coding sequence TTGAGTCTGACCGAACTGTTGGTTGCCACCGTACTGGTGTCGCTGTATGTCAGCGCCGCGCCGCGCGGCGTGCTGCTGATGCTGTTGCCACTGAGCGCCGGCCTGTGCCTGCGCGGACTGGCGCTGGTGCGGCTGAAACGCATCGGCCTTGCCGGTCCGGCATCACGCCCCGGCAAGCTGCTGGCGATGACCAGCCTGCTGCTGACCGCCGGCAGCTTCGCGCTGGTGCCGTGGCTGTTCAGCCCCGGCGCCGATCTGCTGGATCCGCAGTTGGTGGTGCGCAACGGCGTGCTACTGGCCATGACCCTGGGGCTGACGGTGATGGCGGTGGTCTGCCTCGCCGGCCGAAGACTGCTGGCACTCGGCTACGTGGCGCTGGTGCTCGGCTCGATGGCCGCCCACCTGGCGCTGTGCGACCCGCAGGGCCGGCCACTGGCCGGCGGCCTGCTGCTGTTTCTGCTGTTCTTGGTGCTGGCCAGCCAGCGGCTGGCACAGTTCAGCCTGCGCATGTTGCAGTACCAGCACCGCAACGAAGCACTGATCCACTATCTGGAAACCGCCCGCGCCGACGCCGAAGCGCTGAACAGCAAGCTGGCGTTGGAGATCATCGAGCGCCAGCAAGCCCGCCAGCGCTTGCAGGACTCCCGCAACCAGTTGGAAACCATGGTGCAGGAACGCACCCACGCGCTAGAGGCCACCAACCGCCGCCTGCAACTGGCGCTGGATGCCAGCCACATTTGTCTGTGGGACTGGGACCTGAGCCGGGCGACCATGGTGCATGTGAACCTGGCGCGCCTGCTCGGCCACCCGGACTGCAAAGAGCCGGAGCTGGCCCAGCAACTGCTCGATCACATCCACCCCAACGACCTGCCGGACATGCGCTGCGCCATCGTGCGTCATCTCAAGGGGCAGGCCAGCGACTACCGCGCGGTGTTCCGCATGCGCCACGCCGACGGCCAATGGCGCTGGATGCAGGACGAAGGCCAGGTGGTGGAGCGCAGTGCTGACGGCCGCGCCCAGCGCATGATCGGCACCCGCCGCGACATCAGCGACGATCGTGCTGCGCGCGAGCAACTTCGGTTGTCGGCCACGGTGTTCGAGCAGGCGTCAGAAGCGATTTTCATCCTCGACCGCCACTTCCGCTTCCTCAATATCAACGACATGTTCCTGCGCACCACCGGCCTCACCCGCGACGCCGTGCTCGGCCGCCCGGTACTGGAAGTGAGCCAATCCCAAGACATCGTCAGCCAGTACCACAGCATCGCCCACACCTTGCAGCAGGAAGGTCTGTGGATGGGCGAACTGCAGGAACGCCGCCGCAACGGCGAACCGCTGCCACAGTGGCTGCAGGTGTCCGCGGTGTATGACGAACAAGGCACGCTGACTCACTATGTCGGCCTGTTCACCGACCTCACCGCGCGCAAGGAAGTGGAGCAGCGGGTGCAGTTTCTGTCCAACTACGACCGCCTCACCGGCTTTGCCAACCGCAGCCAATTCCGCGAACGGCTGCAACGGCAGCTGACGCTGTCACGCCTCAACCGCCAGCCGCTGGCGCTACTGCACATCGACCTCGACCGCTTCCGCCCGATCAACGATTCGCTCGGTTATGAAGTCGGCGACCAGCTGCTCAAACTTACCGCCGACCGCCTGCGCGACTGCGGCTTCAACGAGGAGCAGCTGGCCCGCATCGCCAGCGACGAATTCACGCTGATGCTGTCTGACACCGGCGCCGGGGTGGCGCTGGACAACCTGTGCCAACTGATCCTCGGCACCCTGCGCCGGCCCTATCAAGTTGGCCCGCACGAGTTGCTGCTGGGCGCCAGTGTCGGCGTCAGCCTGTTCCCCGATACCGCCCACGATGCCCAAGCACTGGTGAACCAGGCCGACTTGGCCATGCACCAGGCCAAACGCGCCGGTGGCAATGCGTGGCGCGTATATGTGCCGGAAATGCGCGCGGCCTCATTGGAGCAATTGGAGCTGGAAACCAGCCTGCGCAAAGCCATCTTCCGTGATGAGCTGGTGGTGCATTACCAGCCGAAAATGGACATCGCCACCAGCCGCATTATCTCCGCCGAAGCGCTGGTGCGCTGGCAACATCCGCAGCTGGGACTGCTCAGCCCGCAGCAGTTCATTCCGCTGGCGGAGGAAACCGGCCTCATCTGCGCCATTGGTGAACGGGTGCTGGAGCATGCCTGCCGCCAAGCCTTCAGCTGGCACCAGGACGGCCACGGCCCAATTCGGGTGTCGGTGAACCTGTCTGCGCATCAAGTGCGCAAAGGCAATGTGCTGGAGATGGTGGAACGCGTGCTGGCCGACACCGGCCTGCCGCCGACGCTGCTGGAGCTGGAGCTGACCGAAAGCCTGCTGATGGAAGACTTGGACAGCCACACCACCCTGATGAGCGCGCTGCGCAGCCAGGGTATCTCGCTGTCATTGGACGATTTCGGCACCGGTTATTCGTCGCTCAGCTACTTGAAGCGGTTCCCGATCGACACGCTCAAGATCGACCGCACCTTCATTACCGAGCTGGAACACAGCGCCACCGATGCCGCCATCACCCGCGCCATCATCGACATGGCCCACAGCCTCGACCTGAAAGTGGTGGCAGAGGGGGTGGAAACCGCCACCCACCTGCGCATCCTCACCGATATGGGCTGCGACGCCATCCAGGGCTTCCTGCTCAGTCGGCCAGTACCGGCAGAGCAGTTCGAAACCCTACTGGCAGCGCAGGCGCCGAGCGTTCACGAGTCTTGTTCGGACTGA
- the uvrD gene encoding DNA helicase II: MTDVTELLDGLNAAQRDAVAASDPYVLVLAGAGSGKTRVLVHRIAFLVTTGQMSPYSILAVTFTNKAAAEMRGRIEQLLSMPSSGMWVGTFHGIAHRLLRTHWKEAKLPEGFTILDNDDQQRIIKRVIRDLELDESRWPARQAQWFINSQKDEGLRARHLEPGIDPFLRTQQRIYEEYERACERGGLVDFNELLLRALELLRDDRELCAHYQQRFRHILVDEFQDTNSIQYAWLQLLTGAGTSVTIVGDDDQSIYGWRGARIENIHKLAQDYNGLRTIRLEQNYRSTATILQAANAVIRYNSDRLGKELWTEDKEGEPIRVYAAFNEVDEARFIAARIQAQQDAGYARREMAILYRSNAQSRVLEEALLQAGIAYRIYGGQRFFERLEIRNALSYLRLLLHRDADAAFERVVNTPTRGIGDKTLELVRERARLADSSLWQAAQGLVTDGSLPGRAASALAGFLNLITSMARDTDGMSLADRTEHVLHASGLLEFHANEKGEKGQQRVENLQELITATQQFGDEDVEDSGDVLTAFLDHAALEAGERQAGEHDDAVQMMTLHSAKGLEFPVVFLAGMEEGLFPHQMSSEDPGRLEEERRLCYVGITRAMHQLYLTWAESRRLYGDTKPQAPSRFLREIPAELVEEVRLRGNFGRPAPVSSSALRDEEVAGYRLGQRVLHPKFGEGTILHFEGAGPNARLQINFDDAGSKWLVAQYARLEVL; the protein is encoded by the coding sequence ATGACTGACGTGACCGAACTCCTCGATGGACTCAATGCTGCCCAGCGCGATGCCGTGGCGGCCAGTGATCCCTATGTACTGGTGCTGGCCGGGGCCGGCTCCGGCAAAACCCGTGTGCTGGTGCACCGTATCGCCTTTCTGGTGACCACCGGGCAGATGTCGCCCTATAGCATTCTGGCGGTGACCTTCACCAACAAAGCGGCTGCCGAAATGCGTGGGCGCATCGAGCAATTGCTGTCGATGCCGAGCTCCGGCATGTGGGTGGGCACCTTCCACGGCATTGCTCACCGGCTGCTGCGCACCCATTGGAAAGAGGCCAAGCTGCCGGAAGGTTTCACCATCCTCGACAACGACGACCAACAGCGCATCATCAAGCGCGTGATCCGCGATCTAGAGTTGGATGAAAGCCGCTGGCCGGCGCGCCAAGCGCAGTGGTTCATCAACAGCCAGAAAGATGAGGGGCTGCGGGCGCGCCATCTGGAGCCGGGCATCGACCCGTTCCTGCGCACCCAGCAACGCATCTATGAAGAGTACGAGCGCGCCTGCGAACGTGGCGGTTTGGTGGATTTCAACGAGCTGCTGCTGCGCGCGTTGGAGCTGCTGCGCGACGACCGAGAGCTGTGCGCCCACTACCAGCAGCGCTTCCGCCACATCCTGGTGGACGAATTCCAGGACACCAACAGCATCCAATATGCCTGGCTGCAACTGCTCACCGGCGCCGGCACCTCGGTGACCATCGTCGGTGACGATGACCAGTCGATCTACGGCTGGCGCGGCGCGCGCATTGAGAACATCCACAAGCTAGCGCAGGACTACAACGGCCTGCGCACCATCCGCTTGGAACAGAACTACCGCTCCACCGCCACTATCTTGCAGGCCGCCAACGCGGTGATCCGCTACAACAGCGACCGCCTTGGCAAGGAACTGTGGACCGAGGACAAGGAAGGCGAGCCGATCCGTGTCTATGCCGCCTTCAACGAGGTGGACGAAGCACGCTTTATCGCTGCCCGCATTCAGGCGCAGCAGGACGCCGGTTACGCCCGCCGTGAAATGGCGATTCTGTACCGCTCCAACGCGCAGTCGCGGGTGCTGGAAGAAGCATTGCTGCAGGCCGGCATCGCTTACCGCATTTACGGCGGCCAGCGCTTCTTCGAGCGGTTGGAAATCCGTAATGCGCTTAGCTACCTGCGGTTGCTGCTGCACCGCGACGCCGATGCCGCATTCGAACGGGTGGTGAATACGCCCACTCGGGGCATCGGCGACAAAACCCTGGAGCTGGTGCGCGAGCGCGCTCGGCTGGCTGACAGCAGCCTGTGGCAAGCAGCGCAGGGGCTGGTCACCGACGGCAGCTTGCCGGGGCGCGCGGCCAGCGCGCTGGCCGGGTTCCTTAACCTGATCACCTCGATGGCGCGTGATACCGACGGCATGAGCCTCGCTGACCGCACCGAGCACGTGCTGCACGCCTCCGGGCTGCTGGAATTCCACGCCAATGAAAAGGGTGAGAAAGGCCAGCAACGGGTGGAGAACTTGCAGGAACTGATCACCGCCACCCAGCAGTTCGGCGACGAAGACGTGGAAGACAGCGGCGACGTGCTCACCGCCTTCCTCGACCACGCAGCGCTGGAAGCGGGCGAGCGCCAAGCTGGCGAGCATGACGACGCGGTGCAGATGATGACGCTGCACTCGGCCAAGGGACTGGAATTCCCGGTAGTGTTCTTGGCCGGCATGGAAGAAGGGCTGTTCCCGCACCAGATGTCGTCGGAAGATCCGGGACGTTTGGAAGAAGAGCGGCGGCTGTGCTACGTCGGCATCACCCGTGCCATGCACCAGCTGTACCTGACCTGGGCCGAATCGCGCCGCTTGTATGGCGACACCAAGCCACAGGCGCCGTCGCGCTTCCTGCGCGAGATTCCCGCTGAGCTGGTGGAAGAAGTACGCCTGCGCGGCAACTTTGGCCGCCCGGCGCCGGTATCAAGCAGTGCGCTGCGGGATGAGGAAGTGGCCGGCTATCGGCTCGGCCAGCGGGTGCTGCACCCGAAATTTGGCGAAGGCACCATCTTGCACTTCGAAGGTGCCGGGCCCAACGCCCGGCTGCAAATCAACTTCGACGATGCCGGCAGCAAATGGTTGGTAGCGCAGTACGCGCGGTTGGAGGTGCTGTAA
- a CDS encoding DUF3325 domain-containing protein, with protein sequence MKLLLCWCLAAAGFIALSLPLGRHAQNALGRPLSVGQGRLLRVVGALAIALATVPAMQHWGISVGLAVWSLVITGAALLPMALLTYRPRALAPTGWGHGLAAAVLWLLA encoded by the coding sequence ATGAAGCTGTTGTTGTGTTGGTGTCTGGCGGCAGCTGGCTTCATTGCCCTGAGCCTGCCGCTTGGCCGCCATGCGCAAAATGCACTGGGCCGGCCGCTGTCTGTCGGCCAAGGGCGGTTGTTGCGCGTTGTCGGTGCGCTGGCGATTGCACTGGCAACGGTGCCGGCAATGCAGCACTGGGGAATATCGGTGGGATTGGCGGTGTGGAGCTTGGTCATTACCGGCGCTGCATTGCTGCCGATGGCATTGCTGACCTACCGACCGCGCGCCTTGGCCCCCACTGGCTGGGGGCACGGTTTGGCGGCGGCTGTTTTGTGGCTGCTGGCCTGA
- a CDS encoding PepSY-associated TM helix domain-containing protein translates to MSQPRGFRQTNAWLHTWIGLLPGWLLYAVFLTGTISFFHEELTVWMKPELHHSVAQPDTAARALAAMSERAPDAALWQIQLPSERSPVVQVRWYAPGEPMGRGSGQSLTLDAATMEPLTARETRGGHLLYRFHFELYGLPRIEARWAVALATMAMFIALITGVITHKKIFKDFFTFRPRKGQRSWLDAHNALAVLALPFHLMITFSGLLLFMFLLMPWGMDLAYDGDRRAFFNDTRSGRMMAPPPAATDAAPAPLAALAPMLAAAEAQWPRGVGSIQVSQPLRSDARITLREHGAASLRDRGNSRQLQFDGVSGEPVPMDSPQMPSITSQIYNVFTSLHLIRFGDTTLRWLMFISGVLGTLMIATGMVLWVVKRLPQRRKQGRTPLGHHLVESLNIATLVGLPLAIGVYLWANRLLPAGLAGRGDWEINALFGAWALCLLHPLLLRNYRRAWQQQLLLCGVLLLTAPLAGVIGGGHLFSHIGRGHGLLLATDLTLIASGLAFLFAAHLYRRRSA, encoded by the coding sequence ATGAGTCAGCCACGGGGATTTCGCCAAACCAATGCCTGGCTGCACACCTGGATCGGGCTGCTGCCCGGTTGGCTGCTGTATGCGGTATTCCTAACCGGCACCATCAGCTTTTTCCACGAGGAGCTGACGGTGTGGATGAAACCGGAGCTGCACCATTCAGTGGCGCAGCCGGATACCGCAGCGCGCGCGCTGGCAGCCATGAGCGAGCGGGCACCGGATGCCGCGCTGTGGCAGATCCAGTTGCCCAGCGAACGCAGCCCGGTGGTGCAAGTGCGCTGGTACGCCCCGGGTGAACCGATGGGCCGTGGCAGCGGCCAGTCGCTGACGCTGGATGCCGCCACTATGGAACCGCTGACCGCCCGCGAGACCCGCGGCGGCCATCTGCTCTACCGCTTCCACTTCGAGCTGTACGGGCTGCCGCGCATTGAGGCGCGCTGGGCGGTAGCGCTAGCGACCATGGCGATGTTCATTGCCCTCATCACCGGCGTCATTACCCACAAAAAAATCTTCAAGGATTTCTTCACCTTCCGCCCGCGCAAGGGGCAGCGTTCGTGGCTTGATGCGCACAACGCGCTGGCGGTATTGGCGTTGCCGTTCCACCTGATGATCACCTTCAGCGGACTGCTGTTGTTCATGTTCCTGCTGATGCCCTGGGGCATGGATCTGGCCTATGACGGCGACCGCCGCGCCTTCTTCAACGACACTCGCAGCGGCCGCATGATGGCGCCACCGCCGGCCGCCACGGACGCCGCGCCGGCGCCACTGGCAGCACTGGCGCCGATGCTGGCCGCCGCTGAAGCGCAGTGGCCACGCGGGGTGGGCAGCATCCAAGTCAGCCAGCCGCTGCGCAGTGATGCGCGCATCACACTGCGCGAACATGGCGCCGCCTCGCTGCGCGATCGCGGCAACAGCCGCCAGCTGCAATTCGATGGCGTCAGCGGCGAGCCGGTGCCAATGGACAGCCCGCAAATGCCATCCATCACCAGCCAGATCTACAACGTGTTCACCAGCCTGCACTTGATCCGCTTTGGTGACACCACGCTGCGCTGGCTGATGTTCATCAGCGGCGTGCTCGGCACGCTGATGATTGCCACCGGCATGGTGCTGTGGGTGGTGAAACGACTACCGCAGCGGCGCAAGCAGGGCCGCACGCCGCTCGGCCACCATCTGGTGGAAAGCCTCAACATCGCCACGTTGGTGGGCCTGCCGTTGGCGATCGGCGTCTACCTGTGGGCCAACCGGCTGCTGCCGGCCGGGCTCGCCGGGCGCGGCGACTGGGAGATCAACGCCCTGTTCGGTGCTTGGGCGCTGTGTCTGCTGCATCCACTGCTGCTGCGCAACTATCGCCGCGCTTGGCAGCAACAATTGCTGCTGTGCGGCGTGCTGCTGCTCACCGCACCGCTGGCCGGCGTGATCGGCGGTGGTCACCTGTTCAGCCACATCGGCCGCGGCCACGGTTTGCTGCTGGCCACCGACCTGACACTGATCGCCAGCGGCCTGGCATTCCTGTTCGCCGCCCACCTGTATCGTCGGAGAAGCGCATGA